In Trichocoleus desertorum NBK24, the following are encoded in one genomic region:
- a CDS encoding response regulator, whose amino-acid sequence MQGKLNEIDIRSILQLIELGQRTGELCVEAYGSLPSLMSSERLGRSLSSQSWFVFFLNGQIVYAAEGDGTLARLRDYLRRYKVEAALDTVTVPSVAAINAPEYGYLWALLENHLLTPAQGRSIIRNMVHETLFDLLSLHQGSFIFEIGSALSPQLTTLEINPLVAKIMKQVQEWKQFHPHIQSPDQCPIIADANQLRKAIPEKAFNSLDRWADGKTSVRQMARYLNRDVLTVARAIYPYVQQGLVQLLYPTAKETAAHKRTFTFQTARTPRVLCIDDGTSIRKAVEYILSQHGYEATSIGNPLKALSLVFQLKPDLILCDIAMPELDGYEICAMLRKSTAFRQTPIVMLTGKDGFIDRVKARMVGATDYLTKPFGENELLMLVEKYAGSGDPNHPKPDRLLADALEDELEIDIAGSASASSAPFG is encoded by the coding sequence ATGCAAGGCAAGTTAAACGAGATAGACATCCGCAGCATTCTACAACTGATTGAACTGGGTCAACGAACCGGGGAGCTTTGTGTTGAAGCTTATGGTTCTCTGCCAAGCCTGATGAGCAGTGAGCGTCTAGGGCGATCGCTATCTAGCCAGTCTTGGTTTGTCTTTTTTCTCAACGGCCAAATTGTCTATGCTGCAGAAGGGGATGGCACTTTAGCACGCCTGCGTGACTATCTTCGTCGCTACAAAGTAGAAGCTGCGCTCGACACTGTCACCGTCCCTTCGGTTGCCGCCATTAATGCCCCTGAGTACGGCTACTTATGGGCCTTGCTAGAGAACCACCTGCTAACCCCAGCCCAAGGCCGCAGCATCATCCGCAACATGGTGCATGAAACGCTTTTTGACTTACTGAGTTTGCATCAAGGTTCGTTTATTTTTGAAATTGGCTCCGCCTTATCTCCCCAGCTCACCACCTTGGAGATTAACCCGCTGGTAGCCAAAATCATGAAGCAGGTCCAAGAGTGGAAACAATTTCACCCCCACATTCAATCGCCTGATCAGTGCCCAATTATTGCTGATGCCAATCAACTGCGGAAAGCGATCCCCGAAAAGGCCTTCAATAGCCTAGATCGTTGGGCTGATGGTAAAACCTCAGTCCGCCAAATGGCTCGTTATCTCAATCGAGACGTTCTTACAGTTGCTAGAGCAATTTATCCGTATGTGCAGCAAGGACTTGTACAACTGCTGTACCCCACCGCCAAAGAAACGGCTGCTCACAAGCGGACCTTTACGTTTCAAACTGCACGGACTCCCAGAGTCCTTTGTATCGACGATGGCACCAGCATCCGCAAAGCTGTGGAGTACATCTTAAGTCAACATGGTTATGAGGCCACATCAATTGGGAATCCTCTAAAGGCACTCAGTTTAGTATTTCAACTCAAGCCAGATTTGATTCTTTGTGATATTGCTATGCCTGAGTTGGATGGTTACGAAATTTGTGCCATGCTACGCAAATCAACGGCTTTCCGGCAAACTCCTATTGTGATGTTGACGGGTAAAGACGGATTTATTGATCGGGTAAAAGCTCGTATGGTCGGGGCAACCGACTACCTCACTAAACCGTTTGGTGAAAATGAGCTACTCATGCTAGTGGAAAAATATGCTGGCTCAGGCGACCCTAACCATCCCAAACCAGATAGGTTACTGGCTGACGCCCTGGAGGACGAGCTAGAAATTGACATTGCTGGTTCAGCTTCTGCTTCCTCAGCGCCTTTTGGTTAA
- the ccsB gene encoding c-type cytochrome biogenesis protein CcsB, producing MDLVELQGKLDNVSFAVLFATMLIYWVGAAFPKIPLLPALGTAGMAIANLCMAALLAARWLEAGYFPISNLYESLFFLAWGLTAIHLVAENMSRSRWVGTVTAPVTMSIAAFAALTLPDEMQSSAPLVPALKSNWLMMHVSVMMLSYATLMVGALLAIAFLIATRGQKIELHGSSVGTGGFREGAYRLRRAGEAVSEVSPEPTLAYAADSNGSGGTAVMNAVVTETASDRLSPQRLSLAETLDNISYRIIGLGFPLLTIGIIAGAVWANEAWGSYWSWDPKETWALITWLVFAAYLHARITKGWQGRRPAILAATGFVVVWVCYLGVNLLGKGLHSYGWFF from the coding sequence ATGGATTTGGTTGAACTTCAAGGCAAGCTAGACAATGTCTCGTTTGCTGTTTTATTTGCCACCATGCTGATCTACTGGGTAGGAGCAGCATTTCCCAAGATTCCGCTCTTACCAGCTCTAGGAACTGCCGGAATGGCGATCGCCAACCTCTGCATGGCGGCCCTCCTCGCAGCCCGGTGGCTAGAAGCTGGTTACTTCCCCATCAGTAATCTTTACGAATCTCTATTTTTCCTGGCCTGGGGTCTCACTGCTATCCACTTGGTAGCAGAGAACATGAGCCGTAGCCGTTGGGTGGGCACTGTCACCGCTCCAGTGACGATGAGTATTGCTGCGTTTGCCGCTCTCACTCTACCGGACGAAATGCAGTCTTCCGCGCCCTTGGTTCCAGCCCTCAAGTCCAACTGGTTGATGATGCATGTCAGCGTCATGATGCTTAGCTACGCGACTTTGATGGTAGGAGCACTGCTAGCGATCGCCTTTCTGATTGCCACGCGGGGGCAAAAGATCGAGTTACACGGTAGTTCTGTCGGTACGGGCGGCTTCCGGGAGGGCGCTTATCGCTTGCGTCGGGCCGGAGAAGCAGTGTCAGAAGTGAGTCCTGAGCCTACGCTCGCTTATGCCGCTGACAGTAACGGTAGCGGGGGTACCGCAGTCATGAATGCAGTTGTGACTGAAACAGCTAGCGATCGCCTTTCGCCTCAGCGTCTCAGCTTGGCAGAAACCTTAGATAACATCAGCTATCGGATTATTGGTCTAGGCTTCCCGCTGCTCACCATTGGCATTATTGCGGGTGCGGTGTGGGCGAATGAAGCTTGGGGTTCTTACTGGAGCTGGGACCCGAAAGAAACCTGGGCCTTGATTACCTGGCTAGTATTTGCAGCTTATCTTCATGCTCGGATCACCAAAGGTTGGCAAGGTCGTCGTCCTGCAATTTTGGCGGCTACTGGCTTTGTGGTGGTCTGGGTCTGCTACCTCGGCGTCAACTTGCTGGGTAAAGGACTCCACAGCTACGGCTGGTTCTTCTAA
- the tilS gene encoding tRNA lysidine(34) synthetase TilS — protein sequence MSAPAAWTPLHAKVHQTLRSRQLLPRQQRLLIAVSGGQDSLCLARLLLDLQPKWNWQIAIAHCDHRWRADSEANAAHVRQLAQTWQVEFYQSTATQVLPSEAAARTWRYQALTEIAHAHHYPFLVTGHTASDRAETLLYNLMRGSGADGLQALTWQRALSPEIRLVRPLLNLTRAETAQFCEEFDLPIWEDSTNQDLKYARNRIRQELLPYLQQHFNPRVEKALAQATELLQADVEYLEQTAIALRQQAQDPTQPGLNRFVLRPVTLALQRRVVRQFLQAELTSEINFEQIEKLISLITAPNRTQTDPFPGGAIAVVEGEWIWLKQL from the coding sequence ATGAGTGCCCCTGCTGCTTGGACACCTCTTCATGCCAAAGTTCACCAAACTCTGCGATCGCGGCAACTCCTACCCCGACAGCAGCGGTTGTTAATTGCAGTTTCCGGTGGACAAGATTCGCTCTGCTTGGCCAGATTACTCTTGGATTTGCAGCCTAAGTGGAATTGGCAAATCGCGATCGCCCATTGCGACCACCGCTGGCGAGCTGATTCAGAGGCAAATGCCGCCCACGTACGACAGTTAGCGCAGACTTGGCAAGTCGAGTTTTATCAAAGCACTGCTACTCAAGTATTACCTAGCGAAGCAGCCGCAAGAACCTGGCGTTACCAAGCCTTAACTGAAATTGCTCACGCCCATCATTACCCATTTTTAGTGACAGGTCATACTGCCAGCGATCGCGCTGAAACCTTGCTCTACAATTTGATGCGAGGTAGTGGGGCAGACGGATTGCAAGCTTTAACTTGGCAGCGGGCCTTAAGCCCAGAAATTAGGCTGGTGCGGCCTCTGCTAAATCTGACGCGAGCTGAAACGGCTCAGTTTTGTGAAGAATTTGACTTGCCTATTTGGGAAGACTCGACCAATCAGGACTTGAAGTATGCCCGCAACCGGATTCGCCAAGAATTATTGCCTTACTTGCAACAGCACTTTAACCCGCGGGTAGAAAAAGCTTTGGCACAGGCCACCGAACTACTCCAAGCCGATGTGGAATATTTGGAGCAAACTGCGATCGCGCTACGCCAGCAAGCCCAGGATCCTACCCAACCTGGTTTGAATCGATTCGTACTACGACCTGTTACTCTGGCGTTGCAAAGACGAGTAGTGCGGCAGTTTCTTCAAGCAGAACTGACCAGCGAGATTAATTTTGAGCAAATTGAGAAATTGATCAGCTTAATTACAGCCCCTAACCGAACGCAAACCGATCCGTTTCCCGGAGGGGCAATCGCGGTAGTGGAAGGTGAATGGATTTGGCTAAAACAACTTTAG
- a CDS encoding DUF3352 domain-containing protein, with product MSAFKKVLLPVAAIAVVVGGAAYWFLKGGPIDSSSPAASAEVVPDDALMATFISSDAKGWSQLEQFGTPEAQKLIGQGVQSLQASMLKGSQLNYDKDLKPWVGSVMVAVMPSTASNAQQSDTLLVVGIKDKVRALAFANQAKSQPGVQTQESDYKGIKISATTQKDQPKSTIYSAVLSDRLVLADKKATIEQAVDTFKGAPSFADKSGAAKLMAAGVDVENPIAQIYLPNYGTSVKQLIANSPQAAQIPPQSMQQLDQVESLVVGVGVDESGLRVKAKAKAKPQATAVQYKPVPGKVVAAFPTETLALVTGQGLKTAWTTMVEQSKDVPQSQIVVDTVRQQLKTVNLDADKEVFGWMDGEFGLGAIALNQGVLSSVGFGGVLVLETSDRATAEATLTKLDAIAQKNYMSVAQRNVQGKTITEWKLPQQESVLGHGWLNQNSLFIAVGSPLIDGMIAPAKQPLDQSTAFKTVTGSLAKPNAGYFYLDMDKVMAVMNTSLLKTQTSAITPEATAMLNSIRGLGITVTQPDKTTAQVEMLLSLKPKAVSLK from the coding sequence ATGTCTGCTTTCAAAAAAGTATTATTGCCTGTTGCTGCGATCGCGGTTGTCGTTGGGGGTGCTGCTTACTGGTTTCTGAAAGGAGGGCCAATTGATTCATCTAGCCCTGCTGCCAGCGCTGAAGTAGTGCCCGATGACGCGCTGATGGCTACTTTTATTTCGAGTGATGCCAAAGGGTGGTCGCAACTAGAGCAGTTTGGCACCCCAGAAGCTCAAAAGCTGATCGGTCAAGGCGTGCAGAGCTTGCAAGCTTCAATGCTTAAAGGTAGTCAGCTCAACTATGACAAAGACCTGAAGCCCTGGGTGGGTAGTGTCATGGTGGCAGTAATGCCCAGCACCGCTAGTAATGCTCAGCAGTCAGATACCCTGCTGGTTGTGGGTATTAAAGACAAAGTTCGGGCTTTGGCATTTGCCAATCAAGCCAAGTCCCAACCTGGTGTGCAAACTCAAGAAAGCGACTACAAGGGCATTAAAATTTCAGCGACTACACAAAAGGATCAGCCAAAGAGCACGATTTACAGCGCCGTTCTTAGCGATCGCCTAGTCCTCGCTGACAAAAAAGCCACGATCGAACAGGCTGTGGATACCTTCAAAGGTGCGCCTTCCTTTGCCGATAAATCCGGTGCGGCGAAACTGATGGCAGCAGGCGTAGATGTAGAAAATCCGATCGCCCAAATTTATTTGCCTAACTATGGCACTTCGGTCAAGCAACTGATTGCCAATAGCCCTCAAGCGGCCCAAATTCCACCGCAAAGTATGCAGCAGTTAGACCAGGTGGAGTCTTTGGTCGTAGGCGTGGGTGTGGATGAATCAGGGCTACGGGTGAAAGCCAAGGCCAAAGCTAAGCCTCAAGCAACGGCAGTCCAGTACAAACCAGTGCCCGGAAAAGTAGTCGCCGCCTTTCCCACCGAAACCCTCGCTTTGGTAACAGGACAAGGGCTAAAGACTGCCTGGACCACAATGGTCGAGCAGTCGAAAGATGTCCCGCAAAGCCAAATAGTTGTTGACACCGTACGGCAACAACTCAAGACCGTAAATCTGGATGCCGACAAAGAAGTGTTTGGCTGGATGGATGGCGAGTTTGGCCTAGGCGCGATCGCTCTCAATCAAGGTGTGCTGTCTTCAGTTGGCTTTGGCGGTGTGCTAGTCCTAGAAACCAGCGATCGCGCCACTGCTGAGGCGACCTTAACTAAATTGGATGCGATCGCCCAGAAGAACTATATGAGCGTGGCCCAGCGGAACGTTCAGGGCAAAACCATCACTGAGTGGAAGTTGCCGCAACAGGAAAGCGTTTTGGGTCATGGCTGGCTGAACCAAAATTCTCTCTTTATTGCGGTGGGTAGCCCGTTGATTGATGGCATGATTGCTCCCGCCAAACAGCCTCTAGACCAAAGCACCGCCTTCAAAACGGTGACAGGTTCTCTAGCTAAGCCGAACGCAGGCTATTTTTATCTCGACATGGATAAGGTTATGGCTGTGATGAATACCAGCTTGTTAAAAACCCAGACCAGCGCCATCACGCCAGAAGCAACTGCCATGTTGAACTCGATCCGTGGCCTGGGTATCACCGTGACTCAACCAGACAAGACCACCGCGCAAGTCGAGATGCTTTTGTCCCTCAAACCTAAAGCGGTGAGTCTTAAGTAG
- a CDS encoding DUF3352 domain-containing protein: MIEKKNKVALPLALGAAGLLIAGGAATYWFITQRNTGSGDVPVGANIIPQTALMAVSVSTDSNQWQTLRQFGTPETQALVDQNLAQWRDRLLTANGYNYQKDIQPWVGKQATFAFLPSQTPPPANPTPNNPTPSLPSPTPGRQQSVVLVLPITNPGQAQQALSQPKTGVATKWTQREYKGVQIRETQGAPTQNYSATVLDGRFLVVTTDPKITDQAIDTYKGGASLLTAPGYSAAFSKVGSNQAFANLYVNVPAAAAVASTSSAVPVAPESLTQQIQGLTATFNLQPQGVLVRSVSWLKPDSKKKYTVTNAAKSMTSRLPAETLVMASGGNLKNLWEQYIQGATTATSPNLTNPQVLREGLQTQTGLDLDKDLLKWMDGEFSLALISNPQKAPTDLPAGLMFMVQASDRRAAEKAFKQLDEVMAKRYNFKVNEVKVGNQSTITWAPALGGAIASHGWLDSNVAFLSVGAPVASNIIPKPLTPLAASELFQATVPTELKPNNGHFFIDVDRTLSSNLALIRLAPSSQVWAKAIQSIGVTGAISDERTTRYDVFVRLRQGNKPGALPSASSNPGATPSPTLSPSPTPSQDSR; the protein is encoded by the coding sequence ATGATCGAGAAGAAAAATAAGGTTGCTCTACCACTCGCGCTAGGAGCAGCAGGCTTACTGATTGCAGGGGGGGCGGCGACCTACTGGTTTATCACTCAGAGAAACACTGGGTCAGGGGATGTACCTGTGGGAGCCAATATTATCCCGCAAACAGCGCTCATGGCGGTTTCTGTCTCCACCGATTCAAATCAGTGGCAAACCCTCAGACAATTTGGCACGCCAGAAACTCAAGCCTTAGTAGACCAAAACTTAGCTCAATGGCGCGATCGCCTGTTAACTGCCAACGGCTATAACTACCAAAAAGATATTCAACCTTGGGTTGGTAAACAAGCCACCTTCGCCTTCCTACCTTCCCAAACTCCGCCTCCTGCCAATCCTACGCCAAACAACCCTACGCCAAGCCTCCCTTCTCCGACTCCAGGTAGGCAACAATCGGTGGTGTTGGTGCTGCCTATTACCAATCCGGGGCAAGCCCAGCAAGCTCTCTCTCAGCCCAAAACTGGCGTAGCGACCAAGTGGACTCAGCGAGAATACAAAGGCGTTCAGATTCGAGAAACCCAAGGCGCACCGACTCAAAATTACTCTGCTACCGTTCTGGATGGGCGCTTCTTGGTCGTGACCACTGACCCGAAAATTACCGATCAAGCGATCGACACCTATAAAGGAGGAGCTTCTCTCCTTACCGCTCCTGGCTATAGCGCTGCATTCAGCAAGGTCGGCAGCAATCAAGCTTTTGCTAACTTATATGTCAATGTGCCAGCCGCTGCTGCTGTGGCTTCCACCAGTTCAGCCGTTCCGGTCGCACCCGAAAGCCTCACCCAGCAGATTCAAGGTTTAACCGCTACTTTTAACTTGCAGCCTCAAGGTGTTCTGGTTCGGAGTGTTTCTTGGCTAAAGCCAGATAGCAAGAAAAAGTATACGGTTACGAATGCAGCCAAAAGTATGACTAGCCGCTTACCCGCAGAAACCTTGGTTATGGCATCTGGTGGCAATCTCAAGAATCTCTGGGAGCAGTACATTCAAGGAGCTACCACCGCTACGTCTCCTAACCTGACCAATCCTCAAGTTTTACGGGAAGGACTGCAAACTCAGACAGGTTTAGACCTAGACAAAGATTTGCTGAAGTGGATGGATGGGGAGTTTTCGCTGGCTTTAATTTCCAACCCACAGAAAGCACCGACAGATTTACCCGCTGGCCTGATGTTTATGGTGCAAGCGAGCGATCGCCGAGCCGCCGAAAAAGCCTTCAAGCAACTGGATGAGGTGATGGCGAAGCGCTACAACTTCAAAGTCAATGAAGTTAAGGTTGGCAATCAATCCACGATTACTTGGGCACCCGCACTTGGAGGCGCGATCGCCAGTCACGGCTGGTTGGATAGTAACGTCGCCTTTTTAAGCGTGGGTGCGCCTGTCGCCAGCAACATTATCCCCAAACCTCTCACTCCTTTAGCTGCCAGTGAACTATTCCAAGCGACGGTGCCAACGGAGCTAAAACCTAACAATGGGCATTTCTTTATTGATGTCGATCGCACCTTAAGCAGCAACTTAGCTTTGATTAGACTGGCCCCCAGCAGCCAAGTTTGGGCAAAGGCGATTCAGTCGATCGGGGTAACGGGAGCAATCAGCGACGAGCGAACCACTCGCTACGATGTGTTTGTGCGCTTGCGTCAGGGTAACAAGCCAGGCGCATTACCTAGTGCTTCCAGCAATCCTGGTGCAACTCCTAGCCCCACCTTGTCTCCTTCTCCTACGCCATCTCAGGATTCTAGGTGA
- a CDS encoding 1-acyl-sn-glycerol-3-phosphate acyltransferase — MNWDHTAYTNASESPYDSCSNSAEQHCNPGLKTPALQSLPAYRFSWFDWFCLWYPPGWLILFNRHWQHYHDDPEGWNWLEYMLFLIPGGFYLALLLRWLRLGCRAPRAEVGKVDPTYQQAFQDEILGPIVQHYFQAELHQLEHLPTTGPLVVVMNHAGMAFPWDFISLGWLLKQERNWVIQPLAHTIFFDHPWLNWWLPPKWPQVLGGVRAERQSFEAAVANAETETAVLYAPEGWRGLIKGWRHRYQLTTFDPSFIQISDRHQVPILPVTCIGNELLHPWAWNFKALARLIKLPLFPISLLMVAFVLFPSMGVWAMRSRLKYTLQPLYQPWQDTDVSVTGQHKRSQAYQQAQNLRSRLQDQLNQLRNNVKSE, encoded by the coding sequence ATGAATTGGGATCATACGGCCTATACCAATGCCAGCGAGTCTCCCTACGATTCATGCTCAAATTCGGCGGAGCAGCACTGTAATCCTGGGCTTAAGACTCCTGCGCTTCAGTCGCTTCCTGCTTACCGCTTTAGTTGGTTTGACTGGTTTTGCCTCTGGTATCCTCCGGGCTGGCTGATTTTATTTAATCGCCACTGGCAGCATTACCACGACGATCCTGAAGGCTGGAACTGGCTGGAGTACATGCTATTTCTGATTCCGGGAGGCTTTTACTTAGCCCTTTTGCTCCGCTGGTTGCGACTCGGTTGTCGGGCACCCCGCGCCGAAGTGGGCAAGGTTGACCCTACTTATCAACAAGCATTTCAAGATGAAATCTTGGGTCCCATTGTGCAACATTATTTCCAGGCAGAGTTGCACCAGCTAGAGCATTTGCCTACCACAGGCCCACTGGTCGTGGTGATGAATCACGCGGGTATGGCTTTTCCCTGGGATTTTATCAGTTTAGGCTGGTTACTCAAGCAGGAACGAAATTGGGTGATCCAGCCGCTAGCCCACACCATTTTTTTCGATCATCCTTGGTTGAATTGGTGGCTCCCACCCAAATGGCCTCAAGTTTTGGGGGGAGTGCGGGCGGAGCGTCAAAGTTTTGAGGCAGCCGTAGCTAACGCAGAGACAGAAACGGCGGTACTCTATGCCCCGGAGGGCTGGCGCGGCTTAATTAAGGGATGGCGACATCGCTATCAGTTGACTACGTTTGACCCGAGTTTCATTCAAATTAGCGATCGCCATCAAGTACCCATTTTGCCCGTAACTTGCATTGGCAATGAATTGCTGCACCCTTGGGCCTGGAACTTTAAAGCCTTAGCCCGTTTGATTAAGCTACCGCTGTTCCCTATTTCGTTGCTGATGGTGGCGTTTGTGCTCTTTCCCTCAATGGGAGTTTGGGCGATGCGATCGCGACTCAAGTACACGCTGCAACCGCTCTATCAACCTTGGCAAGATACAGACGTTTCAGTTACCGGACAGCACAAGCGATCGCAAGCTTACCAACAGGCGCAAAACTTGCGATCGCGGCTCCAAGATCAACTCAACCAGTTACGCAATAACGTAAAAAGCGAGTAA
- the cofH gene encoding 7,8-didemethyl-8-hydroxy-5-deazariboflavin synthase subunit CofH: MTNNRVEAILHRALAGDDISPEAGVTLLQQTEPDAIAAIREAADQLRQQQAGNTVTYVINRNINFTNICEQHCSFCAFRRDAGDEGAYWLDNAKVLEKATDAVQRGATEICMQGGLNLEAKLNGSSLAYYCQVVETITHQFPHLHLHAFSPQEVQFIAREDNLSYAKVIEALQTAGVGSMPGTAAEVLDDEVRRILCPEKTDSATWLEIVATAHRLGMPTTSTMLSGHIETPEQQIKHLDLLRSLQQQAQDRGDRGITEFILLPFVGQEAPKPLRRRVGRDQPILADALLLMAVARIYLGRWIPNHQPSWVKLGLAGATEALTWGCNDIGGTLMEEHITSMAGAQGGTCMEVDTLQAAISSLGRPYQQRDTLYNAIATPTLVTS; this comes from the coding sequence GTGACTAACAACAGAGTTGAAGCGATTCTGCACCGCGCCTTAGCGGGTGATGATATTTCTCCCGAAGCAGGAGTGACGCTGCTGCAACAGACAGAGCCAGATGCGATCGCAGCGATCCGAGAAGCGGCAGACCAATTGCGCCAGCAGCAAGCGGGCAACACCGTCACTTATGTGATCAATCGCAATATCAACTTCACGAATATTTGTGAACAGCATTGTAGTTTTTGCGCTTTTCGTCGGGATGCTGGAGACGAGGGAGCTTATTGGCTGGATAACGCCAAAGTTCTCGAAAAAGCCACAGATGCAGTACAACGGGGGGCCACTGAAATTTGTATGCAAGGCGGGCTGAATCTGGAAGCCAAGCTCAATGGCAGTTCCCTAGCCTACTATTGCCAAGTGGTAGAAACGATCACTCACCAGTTTCCCCACCTGCACCTCCACGCTTTTTCACCTCAGGAAGTGCAGTTCATCGCGCGGGAAGACAATTTAAGTTACGCCAAAGTGATCGAGGCTTTACAGACAGCGGGCGTTGGCTCTATGCCAGGAACCGCCGCAGAAGTGTTGGATGACGAGGTGCGTCGCATTCTCTGCCCAGAAAAGACTGATAGTGCAACCTGGTTGGAAATCGTGGCGACTGCTCACCGCTTGGGGATGCCCACGACTAGCACCATGCTCTCCGGGCACATCGAAACGCCAGAACAGCAGATCAAGCACTTGGATTTGCTGCGATCGCTCCAACAGCAGGCTCAAGATCGAGGCGATCGAGGCATCACTGAGTTTATTTTGTTGCCATTTGTGGGACAGGAAGCTCCGAAACCATTACGTCGGCGCGTGGGACGTGATCAACCAATCTTGGCTGATGCTCTGCTCCTAATGGCGGTAGCTCGCATCTACTTAGGTCGCTGGATTCCTAACCATCAACCTAGTTGGGTCAAGCTCGGCTTGGCAGGTGCAACAGAAGCGCTAACTTGGGGCTGCAACGACATCGGCGGTACCTTGATGGAAGAACACATCACCTCGATGGCGGGAGCGCAGGGTGGCACCTGTATGGAAGTTGACACTTTACAAGCTGCGATTAGCTCTCTCGGTCGTCCTTACCAACAGCGAGATACCTTGTATAACGCGATCGCCACTCCAACTCTAGTGACTTCTTGA
- the hmpF gene encoding pilus motility taxis protein HmpF has protein sequence MLYLAEVQKKTGFIGSGKAELKLLACQRSEQSWTAVPGEEVIPSDEANSFNAGALVLADLTANKQVQRLQEASRQLVTILQNFSRLQEKFKTQEEEIEQWKQSLTYQSQELNRREMEMEARREQLQQIEEDFEQLEQQRQEVERSREEANQLREELERRNQELEGAWAHLHGEMRRLEERQAEIQQSAVLDDEQANRIQDLLNRLSGSVAPTESAREQLNLAVEIINGQQNVLTEHWQRLEQQRASAQQLQQEVDRQAQDLQGRWDEWQQAQTSLEQAKGELKVQQNALHLRQDYAQTLGLQLQTQEELHQQLYRLSETSDKVKISPKVDVEALETMPLGELQGVLQDLQRDWEKILRFVNDQEEELGFQQQTIEEVQAQIQKASEYDRLRLETELADEQDRYQMLNETLVGQRRNLKEREEILAQHQAVLLRREGKSEAVKQESEIDLGPALIQIENIKQQQAEELQKLENQIEQMRGAIQQAQSMVDHQSNEQTQKQNELKQLEQNLQTQRANLAELSGRVNLYQEMMQPVQDHVDGVRQKLEAIAGVLNQVQEASDYQLQAIAEMRQVLIGLMNTPELAAP, from the coding sequence GTGCTGTATCTAGCAGAAGTACAAAAAAAGACCGGATTTATTGGAAGTGGTAAGGCAGAGCTAAAGCTGCTGGCTTGTCAGCGTTCTGAACAGAGTTGGACTGCTGTCCCTGGGGAAGAAGTTATTCCCTCAGATGAGGCGAATAGCTTTAACGCTGGAGCCTTGGTGCTAGCTGATTTGACTGCGAATAAGCAAGTGCAGCGATTGCAGGAAGCATCTCGGCAACTGGTGACTATTCTGCAAAATTTTTCTCGACTACAAGAAAAATTTAAGACGCAGGAAGAGGAGATTGAGCAGTGGAAGCAATCTCTGACTTATCAAAGCCAAGAGCTTAATCGCCGTGAAATGGAGATGGAAGCGCGGCGGGAGCAGCTTCAGCAAATAGAAGAAGATTTTGAGCAGCTAGAGCAGCAACGTCAAGAAGTTGAGCGATCGCGAGAGGAAGCCAACCAACTCCGGGAAGAACTAGAGCGCCGCAACCAAGAACTAGAGGGAGCTTGGGCTCATCTACATGGCGAAATGCGCCGTCTGGAGGAACGCCAAGCCGAGATTCAGCAATCTGCGGTATTAGATGATGAACAAGCCAATAGAATTCAAGACTTGCTCAATCGCTTATCTGGCTCAGTAGCTCCTACAGAATCGGCTCGTGAGCAACTCAACTTAGCGGTTGAAATCATTAATGGACAGCAAAACGTTCTGACCGAGCATTGGCAACGGCTAGAACAACAACGGGCCAGTGCTCAACAGCTACAACAAGAGGTCGATCGTCAAGCCCAAGATCTGCAAGGTCGCTGGGATGAGTGGCAACAAGCCCAAACGTCTTTGGAGCAGGCAAAAGGTGAGTTGAAGGTGCAGCAAAACGCCCTACACCTCCGGCAAGACTACGCCCAAACGCTAGGGCTGCAACTACAAACCCAAGAAGAACTACACCAGCAACTGTATCGGCTGTCCGAAACTTCGGACAAAGTGAAGATTAGCCCTAAAGTTGACGTTGAAGCGCTAGAAACCATGCCCCTGGGAGAGCTGCAAGGAGTACTGCAAGACCTCCAACGAGACTGGGAAAAAATCCTGCGCTTCGTCAATGACCAAGAAGAGGAGTTAGGGTTCCAGCAGCAGACGATTGAAGAAGTGCAAGCTCAGATTCAGAAGGCTAGCGAGTATGACCGTCTCAGGCTAGAGACCGAGCTAGCGGATGAGCAAGACCGTTATCAAATGCTGAATGAGACGTTGGTGGGACAACGGCGTAACCTCAAAGAAAGAGAAGAAATTCTGGCTCAACACCAAGCGGTTTTGCTGCGACGAGAAGGTAAATCGGAAGCGGTAAAACAAGAGAGTGAGATTGACTTGGGGCCTGCCTTAATTCAGATCGAAAACATTAAGCAGCAGCAAGCGGAAGAACTGCAAAAGCTAGAGAACCAGATTGAGCAAATGCGCGGTGCTATCCAGCAGGCCCAGAGCATGGTGGATCATCAATCCAATGAGCAAACCCAGAAACAGAACGAGCTGAAGCAGCTGGAGCAAAATCTGCAAACCCAGCGGGCTAATTTGGCGGAACTGTCGGGTAGAGTCAATCTTTACCAAGAGATGATGCAACCTGTACAAGATCATGTGGATGGGGTGCGGCAAAAGCTAGAAGCGATCGCGGGTGTCCTGAATCAAGTCCAAGAAGCCAGCGACTACCAACTACAAGCGATCGCCGAAATGCGACAGGTGCTGATCGGCTTGATGAATACGCCAGAGCTAGCCGCGCCTTAA